The Daphnia carinata strain CSIRO-1 chromosome 9, CSIRO_AGI_Dcar_HiC_V3, whole genome shotgun sequence nucleotide sequence aaataaacaaaaattgaattgtaTTACTTTGGATAATTTTTCGAACGAGATTCGCTCCGTTTAAATGTGTTGTCCTGATTGTGACGAAGAACGCAATCTAGTCGATCTTTATTCACGTTTGAAATGCCCAGCATCTCGGCCATCCGCAACAGCTGCGGACCCGTGTCCCGATGCAGTTTCTCGTAGTAGACGGCGCCACCGCATTTCAATCATCTGATCCCAACAGTTGCCAACATTTCCCAACTAGCGACGCTGCGGCTGATGAACTGATCCCACGCTGAAAATCATCGTATCAAAATGTAGCTGTTAATTTCCtttagatttaaaagaaaaacaatcccAGCTGATTGTGTACTCACTGGATATTTTTCGGTCTCCAATCCGTACGGGTTCAAGTCCTTAAGACAAAACTTCGACTGGAGCCTGATTTTCGGCTGCTACCATTGAAAATCTATTTTCAACCCAACGTTTTGGCAGTGTATGTGGTACATGTTGTATCTTACTAGTTAAGGACGTTTTACTTTTTCTTGAGGTCATATTAGGTTAGGTAAGACCGCATTTGATGAAACTTGCGATTGTGTCCATTCGGCTAACTGCGAAGAATCACTAGCTAGCACGACGTGTAGGGTAAATAAGTCCATTTGACCGTAGAAGTAAGGCAGGTACCAGATAGgacaaacaaagaaagacGTGGACAGACTGGAACAAAATGTGTATAGTAATGGGCAATGGTATAATATTTTGtggcctttgtggtgtaggaTTTTGAAGCCAAAGTATAATGCTAGGCGTGGCATACGTGGTATTAAGTTCAAGTGGACTATCAGCGTAATAGTTGGGTGCCGAAAAGTATTTTGCAGCTTCAGCGTAGTAAGTCGGAGCACCATGAGTAGTCTTGTTAGCTAGGCTCGACGTAGTGGGACGGGGCAGCGGTAGTGTATACGAACTCGGAACAGCGTAAATTGCCAAGCTGCAGAGTAGCCTAGGATGGCTCAGCGTAATATGTAGGTGTAGCGTCAGAGAAGGAAGTTGTGGAGATATGTTACTTGTCTGCTTCGGTGATGGTATGATTAGAAACTGTTGTGCTGGCGAAGAGCGAAAGCTTCGCGGAAGCTTGGTGGTGCAGTGGCTCTATTTGTTCGCCTTGTTCGTGTAGTGACAGGGAGCAGCATACAATGGTTGTCTATTAGGGCGCAAAAGTTGTGTAGGGCGTAGACGAATACGATCTCATCGAAACAACAATTGCATGAAGCCACGATCCAATTTGTAAGTACTAAATATTAGTTCAAATTTAACTAACAtaattcagttttttgtttagtagCAACGTTGAATTCGTAACTATTTTTCTGACATTGCGTTgtattttttccaatttttaatgaaatttagtTTTATGATAGAGCATGAATGATTGCGTTATCAACGGTGTTTGGTACCTTAAACTTACGATAGGCTATATAATAGTAGTGTGCAGTTCTAATGGTGGCGGCACTTAAAATGACTGGGCATGGCACCCACACAATGATGGGATTGCTACTCCGAGTCTAACAATTACCCCTCGAAACGTATAGCGTTGGTATGGATTAGCCTACCATTGCAATGCAAGGCTGAATAGAGAGGTAAAAGATATTAGCTGATGTCATAATAGGTCCAGATCAATAACTGCACAATACAATCCGGACCATTGTGACCGTTCGTGACAGCTCTAGAGGATGTCATTCGAATGCTAAAGGgcagcctttttttctttttttcaaactcttAAGTTATATAGAGGTCTGCCGGTGGGTTTGTCGTCGTCGGGATCCTACACAACTCCTGCGCCCTGCTAGATCAACATTGTATGCTGCCAACAGTCACTTACACCGCTATGTTTTGCTCGCACCGGATTCTGATGAAGAGTGATTCAAGAGTCTCAATGAACTAAAGCTATGACATATTGCGCGATTGAAACTGTTGTAACCCTAGCCTCAGGCTAATGACCGAGTTAGGTCATAGTGTATCGTAGAGGTAACGTTGATGACCCAACGAAGGTCACTGGGTCTTGGGGGTGTTCATCCTCAGTTGATCCTGGATATTACACCGAATAAGACGACTTAACCGCGTTCTATTCCTTGAGTAATTACGGAAACAATAAAGCAAAACGGAAGCAAAGACATAACAGTGGCGACGAGTAATTAAGAACCATGGGGGACGCATTATTAGAACAAATTCGTGACATTTTGAGGGGGAATCGATCTGGACCTACTTTTGGCCGTATCAGTGAGTTCGACTCTAGCAAGGTGTCGTGGTCAGTGTACGAAGAGCGAATGGACCAGTATTTTTCGGCAAACAAAATCACAGAAGAGGAGGACAAGAAAGCAGTGTTCATTACAGTTATCGGCGATGACACTTACACACTTTTGCGCGATCTTCTTTCTCCGGATCTACCATCAACAAAAACCTTCGACGAGCTCCGCACCAAGCTACGTGAACATCTCAGTCCAAAACCTCTGGTAATTGCTGAAAGATTTCGTTTTAATAATCGCGTACAAAAATCAGACGAATCCGCTAGCCAGTTTTTGGCAGCTCTCCGTCATCTTTCTCGTACGTGCGAATTCGGGCCATTCCTAGACGATGCCCTTCGCGATCGTTTTGTTTGCGGCTTACAAAATGAaagcacaaaacaaaagcttatCTCCACGGATAGATTAACGTCGGCAACAGCATTAACAACTGCCGTGGCAGATGAAAGCGTTAGAAAAGATGTGTCGGAGCTACGTCTTCCTGATTCAAGCGTTACTCCGGGAGTAAACCGATTACAGCAGCAACGATCAGAAGCATCGGGCGGCTGGGAGTGTAGACGATGTTAAAGCGTCGGATTGCCCTTTCCTAACAGCTGAGTGCCACCGTTGTCATCGAACCGGACATATTCAGTCTAAATGTCGAACTAAGCTAGGCAATCAAAAAGACGAAGCAGAGCGGCAAGATGACAGGAAAAAGCCCAATAAGTCGGCCTTGAAGAAGAGTACTAAATTTCGGCAACATCAAGTTGAGGTAGATTCCTCAGATGAAGAGGATGACGACCGACCAATATTTCCAATTCACACCATGCTTGTTGAGGAAGCCGAAGCAGAGCCTCCGGTTCAACTCAAAGTGCTACTTGACGGTGTGCCTGTGGATATGGAGGTAGACAACGGCGCAGCAGTGTCCGTTGTTTCAAAATCAACTTGGATTCACTGTGGCAAACCTAGTTTGGAAGCAGTCGAGTTCAAGTTGCGGGCTTTCCGATCGTCTTTAACCATTCTTGGTGCGTGGCGCCCGATTGTTAGTGTTCGGGGTGAAAAGATGAAGCTGCCGATCGTCGtggtaaaagaagaaggaccATCTCTTTGTGGTCGAAATTGGATTCGAAAAATTTGCCCAACAATCCTATCTATCAACCATCAACTACTCGAGCAGCCATCGATTTCTTGGATCGAACGTTTTCCAAATGTTTTTAAGAAGGGCAATGGGACCATTAAGGGATTTGAAGCAGTGTTGGAGCTCAAACCAGGTGCTGTACCGAAATTCTTCAAGGCAAGACCAGTGCCGTATGCGATTATGCCGCAAATAGAAGCAGAATTGTTGAGAATGGAGCGGGAAGGTGTTATTGAAAAGGTCAATTTCAGCCAATGGGCATCACCGATAGTAGTAGTCCCAAAACCATCGGGCGACGTGCGCATTTGCGGCGACTACAAACCCACTTTGAACCCGCAGCTGAAGGTAGACATCTATCCCCTCCCCACTCCGCAAGATTTATTTGCAAAATTAAGCGGAGGTAAAGTTTTCACAAAATTGGATCTATCCAAAGCTTACCAGCAGCTCCGGCTGGCCGTAGAAAGCCGTGATTTAGTAACAATAAACACGCATAAAGGGCTATTCAGACCCTTAGTATTTCCATATGGAGTCGCTTCTGGCCCCGCGATTTTCCAGCTATTAATGGATACATTGCTGCAAGGTATTGAAGGAGTCTATGTCTTTTTAGACGACATTCTCGTGTCAGGAAAAGACGACGAGGAGCACGACAGTCGTTTAGAAGAAGTTTTCAAACGACTGAACGACGCTAGTGTCGTGTTGGAGCAAACGAAGTGCCtcatcaagaagaaaagtcTAACCTTTCTTGGCTTTATTCTGGATGGGGATGGCATAAAGCCTACAGCGGCCAAGGTAGAAGCTGTGAAAGAGGTTGCCCGTCCAGAAGATGCCCAGCAAGTACGAACATTCCTGGGTCTTGTAAATTTTTATGTCAAATTTGTTCCTCGATTGGCGACTATAGCTGCCCCACTCTACGACCTTTTAAAGAAAGAGTCCAAATTCCAGTGGACGGAAGCAGAAGAAACAAGTTTCCAGAAAATCAAGACGATGCTATGTAGTAAACCAGCTCTCGTTCACTATGATCCAAAGAAACCAATTCGAGTATATTGTGACGCGTCAGCGGTGGGTGTTGGCGCCGCTCTTAATCACGTTTATCCGGACGGAAGCGAGAAACCAGTTGCCTATTCTTCTAAAAAGCTTTCTTCGACCGAGCAACATTACGCACAAATAGAGCGTGAGGCATTAGCTTTAGTTATTGGAGTTACAAAATTC carries:
- the LOC130690714 gene encoding uncharacterized protein K02A2.6-like, which translates into the protein MGDALLEQIRDILRGNRSGPTFGRISEFDSSKVSWSVYEERMDQYFSANKITEEEDKKAVFITVIGDDTYTLLRDLLSPDLPSTKTFDELRTKLREHLSPKPLVIAERFRFNNRVQKSDESASQFLAALRHLSRTCEFGPFLDDALRDRFVCGLQNESTKQKLISTDRLTSATALTTAVADESVRKDVSELRLPDSSVTPGVNRLQQQRSEASGGWEYEAERQDDRKKPNKSALKKSTKFRQHQVEVDSSDEEDDDRPIFPIHTMLVEEAEAEPPVQLKVLLDGVPVDMEVDNGAAVSVVSKSTWIHCGKPSLEAVEFKLRAFRSSLTILGAWRPIVSVRGEKMKLPIVVVKEEGPSLCGRNWIRKICPTILSINHQLLEQPSISWIERFPNVFKKGNGTIKGFEAVLELKPGAVPKFFKARPVPYAIMPQIEAELLRMEREGVIEKVNFSQWASPIVVVPKPSGDVRICGDYKPTLNPQLKVDIYPLPTPQDLFAKLSGGKVFTKLDLSKAYQQLRLAVESRDLVTINTHKGLFRPLVFPYGVASGPAIFQLLMDTLLQGIEGVYVFLDDILVSGKDDEEHDSRLEEVFKRLNDASVVLEQTKCLIKKKSLTFLGFILDGDGIKPTAAKVEAVKEVARPEDAQQVRTFLGLVNFYVKFVPRLATIAAPLYDLLKKESKFQWTEAEETSFQKIKTMLCSKPALVHYDPKKPIRVYCDASAVGVGAALNHVYPDGSEKPVAYSSKKLSSTEQHYAQIEREALALVIGVTKFHQYLFGRSFELVTDHKPLLGILSNYKPSSPIAVSRIQRWFLALANYSYTLVFRPTDQMGNADSLSRAPIGRPCIDECSREFAILTATSIAKMNLDAKLVKSKTQCDPILKEVLLFAHRGWPEDVPDTWKPFLAKRDEIGVSNGVLLWGGRVIVPQAIRSSVLDLLHEGHSGVCRMKSVARSTVWWPGLDSEIEKRAKECEKCAKFKENPPAVPVHRWIWPAKPWSRIHIDFAGPFIGKMFFIVVDAHSKWPEVGVLNIGQTTTAAVIAVLRNIFARHGLPDEIVSDNGTQFTSNDFEIFLQGLGVSHILTPPYHPSSNGEAERFVRELKIKLKILETTPSTIDENLSTFLSTYRTTPHTTTGISPAELLYGRRIVTQLDKLRPAVDKKFSRQLPPQSAEETRNFLAGSPVWLRMYNNPLLKWVKGVVTKVLSPVSYLVRPEDGVETKRHVDQLMARAEATLAEIPSDQQPSQSTSVERYHPPLPLLVSPQYLPKQLESDHQPERGQDEVGDNTESFPSHPAVAEEIPVARQPLSSGAAGHPVAEPSVIRTSSRPNKGYSSGRFHYKQLGVPSP